The following is a genomic window from Crossiella equi.
TCGTTGTCGCACAAGCACACCCTGGCCCTGACCAACCGCGGCAAGGCCAACACCGACGACCTGCTCACCCTGGCCCGCGAGGTGCGCGACGGCGTGCGCGCGGCCTTCGAGGTGGACCTGCACCCGGAACCGGTGTTCGTCGGTTGTTGCCTCTGAACACAACGGCCAAATGGGTGACTCCGAGTGACGGTCGTATTACCCCAAGTGTTTGATGGATGGGGTAGTGCCGGATCGAGGAGAAACGCAGCATGACCAGCGCGGCGGACAACAGGCGCAGGGCGGCGATCCGGCCGGTGAAGCGACGGCACGAGGATGGCCTGCTGGACCTGCCCGGGGTCGTCGCGGTGGACATCGGTGACCAGGTCACCGGAGGCCTGCGCACCGGCCGGGTGGCGATCGTGGTGTCGGTGCGGACCAAGCGGCCGGGCATCGCGGTGGCCGCTGGCCAGCTGCTGCCCGATGACATCGAGGGCGTGCCGGTGGACGTGGTGGAGGAGGACGTCCAGCTGCACCCCGCGCTGCTGCCAGTGGGCGCCGCGCCCGAGGTGCCGGGGGAGTCCTTCGACGCGCTGGTCGGCGGCATCAGCCTCGGCCCGTGCCGCGCGGTGCGGATGGGCCCGCCGCACGCACCGGAGTTCGGCGAGTACGTCACGGTGGGCACGCTCGGCCTGCTCGTGGCCGACCGCGTGGACCGGCGCAAGGTCTTCGGCCTCACGAACTTCCACATCGCCTGCGTGGACGACGCCTGGGCGGTCGGCGACGCGATGACCCACCCCTCCCGTGTGGACGGCGGCCGGTGCCCGAAGGACGTGGTGGGCGGCCTGGCCCGGGCGGCGCTGTCCGGCAGCGTGGACGCGGCGCTGGTCGAGGTGGCCCCGGACCGGCCGTGGCGGCGCGAGGTGGCGCAGCTGGGCCGCCCGCGCGGGCTCGCGCCCGCCCGCCTGGGCAGCCTGGTGCACAAGCGCGCCCGCACCACCGGCCTGACCGGCGGCATCGTGGTCTCCACCGACGTGACCCTGTGCCTGGACTACGGCGCCACCCTGGGCCGCCGTCGCCTGCGCGACCAGGTGCGGGTGACCGCACCGGAGGGCAGCTTCGGCGACCGGGGTGACTCGGGCGCGGTGCTGCTGGACGAGGACAACCAGGTGGTCGGCCTGCACTGCGCGGGCACGGTCGGGGGTGCGAGCGGCTTCGCCAACCCCATCGAGCGGGTACTCGCTGAGCTGGACGTGACGATCGCCTAGCGAAACTGACCGGTACTTAACGGGTTTCCTGACAAATCGGTTCAACCGCAAGGGCTATGTGAGAAGTGACACAACCGGTTGGGGCACCCTCCCCCGTGTCCGAGGCGTCCTGGGAATGGGAGCACCCTTAGGGGAGCCGTATGCGTGGGAGGTCGGACAGTGGTTGGTCAACGACGGGGACGGGGGCGGTCCCTGCTCGGTTTCGTGGGGCTGCTCACCGCGGGCGCGGTGCTGCTCTCCGCGTGCAGCGGGGATGGCGGGGGTGGGGAGACCTCCAAGCCGGACGCACCACCCGTCGCGAAGGTCAGCGTGGAACCGGGTGACGGCGCGAAGGACATCAGCCCTCGCGACCCGGTGAAGGTGTCGGTCACCGACGGCAGCCTCGACGAGGTCACGCTGACCGCCGACGGCAAGGCCGTCAGCGGCAAGATCACCGAGGACAAGAAGTCCTGGGCGCCGGACAAGGTCCTGGAGTTCGGCAAGAGCTACGTGCTGGCCGGGTCGGCCACCGGTACCGACGGCAAGAAGGTCGAGGTCAAGGGCGGGTTCGCCACCCAGGCCGCGGGCAAGCTGGTCCGCGCCACGGTCTTCCCCTCCGACGGCCAGACGGTCGGCATCGCGATCCCGATCAAGGTCGAGTTCGACCAGGCGCCCCAGGACCGCGCCGCGGCGGAGAAGGCGCTCAAGGTCGAGTCCTCGAACCCGGTCGAGGGCACCTGGGCGTGGCTGAACCCCAAGGAGGTGCACTACCGGCCCAAGGAGTTCTGGCCCGCCAACACCAAGGTCACCGTGAAGGCCGACCTGTTCGCCGTGCCCTACGGCAACGGCGCCTTCGGCCGCGCGAACATCACCTCGAAGTTCACCATCGGCCGCGCGCAGGTCGTGGAGGCCAGCGTCGCCACCAAGCGCATGGTCGTGAAGCGGGACGGCCGCGAGATCATGAACTTCGCCGCCAGCCTGGGTGATGAGAGCAAGCCGGACCTGCGCACCGCCAACGGCATCTACGTGGTCTCCGAGCGCAACGCCACCGAGCGGATGACCAACCAGAAGTACAACTACGACGTCACCAAGAAGTGGGCCGTGCGCATCGCCAACAGCGGTGAGTTCATCCACGAGAACCAGGACAACGCGGCCAACCTGGGCAAGCGCAACAACTCGCACGGGTGCATCAACCTGAGCGAGAAGGACGCGAAGACCTACTTCGACCAGTCACTGGTCGGCGACCCGGTCATCATCAGCGGCTCCGCGGGCACCAAGGGCGCGGTGTCGGACTGGTACGACTGGCGCATCGACTGGGGCCAGTGGCGCTCGATGTCGGCGCTGAAGTGACATGACCACCACGATCACCGGTCACGGCGGCACGCGGCTGCGGCTGCGGGCCGCCGGGCCCGTGGGTGCCCCGGCGCTGGTCCTGGTGCACGGCTGGGCGCAGGACGGCATGGTCTGGCGGCGGCTGCTGGCCGACCCCGGTCTCACCGAGCGCTACCGCGTGCTGGCCCCGGACCTGCGCGGCCACGGCGGCTCCGAGGCCCCCGAGGACGGCTACGACGACCCCGGGGTGTGGGCGGGCGACCTGGCCGCGGTGCTGGCGGAGGCGGGCGGCCCGGCCGTGGTGCTCGGCTGGTCCTACGGCGGTCTGGTGATCGCCGACTACCTGCGCGTGCACACCGACGCCGCCCTGGCCGGGATCGTGCTGGTCGGGGCCATCACCGAGATCGGCCGCGACCGGCAGGGCGGGGCCACCGGCCCGGTCATGCGCAACGCCCTGCGGGCCGCGCTCGACCCGGACGACGAGGTGGCCCGGCCCGCGCTGCGGGAGTTCCTCACCGGCGCCACCAGCACCCCGCTGCCCGCCGACGAGCTGGACCGCCAGCTGGGCACCGCGCTGGCCACCCCGGCCCGGGTGCGCAAGGCCGTCTTCCGGCGCGACATCGGCAGCGCCGACGTGCTGGCCGCGGTGCGCGTCCCGGTGCTCGTGCTGCACGGCGACTCCGACGAGGTGGTGCTGCCCGCCGCGGGCCGCTACGCCGCCGACTCGGTGCCGGGCGCGGCGGCCAGCTGGTACCCCGGCTGCGGGCACGCGCCGTTCCTGGAACGGCCCGAGGACTTCGACATTGAGATCGCCCACTTCCTGACCCGTTGCCACGCCGAACGGGGCAGACTGGGCGGGTGAGACGTGCACCAGCGAGAGTCGCCGTGCTGTCCCTGCACACCTCCCCG
Proteins encoded in this region:
- a CDS encoding L,D-transpeptidase; the protein is MGLLTAGAVLLSACSGDGGGGETSKPDAPPVAKVSVEPGDGAKDISPRDPVKVSVTDGSLDEVTLTADGKAVSGKITEDKKSWAPDKVLEFGKSYVLAGSATGTDGKKVEVKGGFATQAAGKLVRATVFPSDGQTVGIAIPIKVEFDQAPQDRAAAEKALKVESSNPVEGTWAWLNPKEVHYRPKEFWPANTKVTVKADLFAVPYGNGAFGRANITSKFTIGRAQVVEASVATKRMVVKRDGREIMNFAASLGDESKPDLRTANGIYVVSERNATERMTNQKYNYDVTKKWAVRIANSGEFIHENQDNAANLGKRNNSHGCINLSEKDAKTYFDQSLVGDPVIISGSAGTKGAVSDWYDWRIDWGQWRSMSALK
- a CDS encoding alpha/beta fold hydrolase, coding for MTTTITGHGGTRLRLRAAGPVGAPALVLVHGWAQDGMVWRRLLADPGLTERYRVLAPDLRGHGGSEAPEDGYDDPGVWAGDLAAVLAEAGGPAVVLGWSYGGLVIADYLRVHTDAALAGIVLVGAITEIGRDRQGGATGPVMRNALRAALDPDDEVARPALREFLTGATSTPLPADELDRQLGTALATPARVRKAVFRRDIGSADVLAAVRVPVLVLHGDSDEVVLPAAGRYAADSVPGAAASWYPGCGHAPFLERPEDFDIEIAHFLTRCHAERGRLGG